One Azoarcus sp. DN11 DNA segment encodes these proteins:
- a CDS encoding alpha-ketoacid dehydrogenase subunit beta, which produces MAELNLVEAINRALVWEMAHDPSVVVLGEDVGVNGGVFRATLGLQERFGPERVIDTPLAETAIVGTAIGMAAMGLKPVAEIQFSGFIYPAMDHIWNHAGRLRNRTRGRLSCPLVVRSPCGAGIHAPEHHSESPEALFAHLPGVRVVIPSSPSRAYGLLLAAIRDPDPVIFLEPTRLYRLFKQEVADDGEALPLDVCFTLRSGTDVTLVSWGAMLNETQAAAEALAQEGIMAEVIDVATLKPLDMTTILESVTRTGRCVIVHEATRTGGFGAEIAANLAEHGLYSLLAPVQRVTAWDVVVPLSRLEYQYLPSVERIVAAVMKTLEGA; this is translated from the coding sequence ATGGCTGAGCTGAATCTGGTCGAAGCGATCAATCGCGCCCTGGTGTGGGAGATGGCGCACGATCCGTCGGTGGTCGTGCTCGGCGAGGACGTGGGCGTCAACGGCGGCGTGTTCCGCGCAACGCTCGGCCTGCAGGAGCGCTTCGGCCCCGAGCGCGTGATCGACACGCCGCTCGCCGAGACGGCCATCGTCGGCACGGCGATCGGCATGGCGGCGATGGGGCTGAAGCCCGTTGCGGAGATCCAGTTCTCCGGCTTCATCTATCCGGCGATGGATCACATCTGGAACCACGCGGGGCGGCTGCGCAACCGCACGCGCGGGCGGCTGTCGTGTCCGCTGGTCGTGCGCTCGCCCTGCGGCGCCGGCATCCATGCACCCGAGCATCATTCGGAAAGCCCCGAGGCGCTGTTCGCCCATCTGCCCGGCGTGCGCGTCGTGATCCCCTCCTCCCCGTCGCGCGCCTACGGCCTGCTGCTCGCGGCGATCCGCGACCCCGACCCGGTAATCTTCCTCGAACCGACGCGGCTCTACCGCCTGTTCAAGCAGGAAGTGGCCGACGACGGCGAGGCGCTGCCGCTCGACGTGTGCTTCACGCTGCGTTCGGGCACCGACGTGACGCTGGTGAGCTGGGGCGCGATGCTCAATGAGACGCAGGCCGCGGCCGAAGCGCTGGCGCAGGAAGGCATCATGGCCGAGGTGATCGACGTCGCGACGCTCAAGCCGCTGGATATGACGACGATCCTCGAATCAGTCACCCGCACCGGACGCTGCGTGATCGTGCACGAGGCGACACGTACCGGCGGCTTCGGCGCGGAGATTGCGGCGAACCTCGCCGAGCACGGGTTGTATTCGCTGCTCGCGCCAGTGCAGCGGGTCACCGCGTGGGATGTGGTCGTGCCGCTCTCGCGGCTCGAATACCAGTACCTGCCTAGCGTCGAGCGCATCGTCGCGGCAGTCATGAAAACGCTGGAGGGCGCATGA